Proteins encoded in a region of the Planococcus shixiaomingii genome:
- the mce gene encoding methylmalonyl-CoA epimerase has protein sequence MKKVDHIGIAVRDINSVLPYYTETLGCPLLKIEEVASENLRVAFIDAGNIKLELLEPLNEESAVYKFLEKRGEGIHHIAFGVEGIEARMAELREKGVQLLNEEPKQGAGGALVAFLHPKSSNGVLYELCEKQ, from the coding sequence ATGAAGAAAGTTGACCATATCGGAATCGCAGTGCGGGATATAAACAGCGTCCTTCCTTATTATACAGAGACGCTCGGATGTCCGCTTTTGAAAATCGAAGAAGTGGCATCGGAAAATCTCCGGGTTGCCTTTATCGACGCCGGCAATATCAAGCTGGAACTTCTGGAACCGCTGAATGAAGAAAGCGCTGTCTATAAATTTTTGGAGAAACGCGGAGAAGGCATCCACCATATCGCATTTGGCGTGGAAGGAATCGAAGCGCGCATGGCAGAGCTGCGGGAAAAAGGCGTCCAGCTGTTGAACGAAGAGCCAAAACAAGGGGCAGGCGGAGCACTGGTTGCCTTCTTGCATCCGAAATCGTCAAACGGTGTATTATACGAATTGTGTGAAAAGCAGTAG
- a CDS encoding aromatic acid exporter family protein, giving the protein MKLKRFSIGYRTMKTAAGVAIAISLAQLLQLDYYVSAGILTILCIKPTKKKSIQAAFSRFIASLIGIAFAFVFFEGIAYHPLVLGLMILLFIPVLVSFGFSEGFVSSAVILLHIYDSKNLTGGLFVNELMLMAIGFGTALVVNGYMPSIERKLDSYRYEIEKIYSTIFHEIVVYLRQGDSSWSGKELVEAAEILKKAKALAYQDVENHVTRLENKHYRYFDMREQQFDIIERILPKITALPVMVGHSDLVADFLEDLGEHVHSGNTAQHYMNKLAAVKEDFAGMPLPQNHEMFLAMASLYQVIQEMETYLEIKQSYRGFHNKKAAEV; this is encoded by the coding sequence ATGAAATTAAAGCGTTTTTCCATTGGTTACCGTACGATGAAAACAGCTGCTGGCGTCGCTATCGCCATATCACTTGCCCAATTGCTGCAACTTGACTATTACGTGTCAGCGGGTATTTTGACCATCTTGTGCATTAAGCCGACAAAGAAAAAATCCATCCAAGCCGCGTTTTCCCGTTTTATTGCCAGTTTGATCGGCATCGCTTTTGCTTTCGTCTTTTTTGAGGGAATCGCGTACCATCCGCTTGTTTTAGGCCTTATGATTCTGCTTTTCATCCCGGTATTGGTATCGTTCGGATTTTCAGAAGGATTTGTCTCCAGTGCAGTTATTTTGCTGCATATTTACGATTCCAAAAATTTGACTGGCGGCCTTTTTGTTAATGAACTGATGCTCATGGCGATTGGCTTCGGCACAGCGCTTGTCGTCAACGGGTATATGCCGAGTATTGAGCGGAAATTGGATTCTTACCGTTATGAAATTGAAAAAATTTACTCAACGATTTTCCATGAAATCGTAGTTTATTTGAGGCAAGGGGATTCAAGCTGGAGCGGCAAAGAATTGGTGGAAGCGGCAGAAATTTTGAAAAAAGCGAAAGCATTGGCGTATCAGGATGTCGAAAACCACGTAACGCGGCTTGAAAACAAGCATTACCGTTATTTCGACATGCGGGAACAGCAATTTGACATCATCGAACGCATTTTGCCCAAAATTACTGCTCTCCCGGTCATGGTCGGCCACTCCGACCTGGTGGCAGATTTCCTCGAAGATCTCGGCGAACACGTGCATTCCGGAAACACGGCCCAGCACTACATGAACAAATTGGCCGCGGTGAAAGAAGATTTCGCCGGCATGCCATTGCCTCAGAACCATGAAATGTTTTTAGCGATGGCCTCTCTTTATCAAGTGATACAGGAAATGGAAACTTATTTGGAAATCAAGCAATCCTATAGAGGATTCCACAATAAAAAGGCGGCCGAAGTCTGA
- a CDS encoding DUF3221 domain-containing protein: MLKKLTVLMASFLLLAACSNDEAAQSKTEEPKKEEVAAEQKEMTEEGFITQVTESQILVNNIYFTINDKVAVESADGSKTADSQISDIRTGMKVSVDYKGPLAEKFPMEGEAGTVTILKDEESVKHTEALQAFIKEEQLSRLIMMGQPVVRDNEIGFLFSNMETGDFSEVRVDLDTHEYTIDGK; this comes from the coding sequence ATGTTGAAGAAATTGACTGTGTTGATGGCAAGTTTTCTATTGCTGGCGGCTTGCTCGAACGACGAAGCGGCACAAAGCAAAACAGAAGAGCCGAAAAAAGAAGAAGTGGCAGCCGAACAAAAAGAAATGACAGAGGAAGGGTTCATCACACAAGTGACCGAATCCCAAATTCTTGTTAATAATATTTATTTTACGATAAATGATAAAGTGGCTGTTGAATCGGCTGACGGTTCCAAAACAGCTGACAGCCAGATCAGCGATATCCGTACCGGCATGAAAGTAAGCGTCGATTACAAAGGGCCGCTTGCTGAAAAATTCCCGATGGAAGGCGAAGCAGGAACGGTGACGATCTTAAAAGATGAAGAGTCAGTAAAGCACACAGAAGCGCTTCAGGCTTTTATCAAAGAAGAACAATTGTCGCGTCTTATCATGATGGGCCAGCCTGTTGTCCGTGATAACGAAATCGGTTTTTTGTTCAGCAATATGGAGACCGGTGACTTCTCCGAAGTGCGTGTGGACCTTGATACGCATGAATACACGATTGATGGAAAGTAA
- the prli42 gene encoding stressosome-associated protein Prli42, producing MRNNFFRKFVVYAMIALMLLSSVLMGISFII from the coding sequence ATGAGAAATAATTTCTTCCGCAAATTCGTCGTTTACGCGATGATCGCGTTGATGCTGTTGTCTAGCGTATTGATGGGGATTAGCTTTATCATTTAA
- a CDS encoding acyl-CoA carboxylase subunit beta: MDIYERISELYDRKREIELGGGEERIDKQHEKGKLTARERIELLVDEGSFVELNPFVEHRTTDFGLANGPGEGVVTGYGKVNGRPIYLFSQDFTVFGGALGEMHAQKIVNVMDMAAKNGAPFIGLNDSGGARIQEGVLSLDGYGHIFYRNSIYSGVIPQISVILGPSAGGAVYSPAITDFVFMVDKTSQMFITGPKVIETVTGEKISSEDLGGSKVHTAISGNAHFRAGTEPEILDMVRQLISYLPQNNQEMPPRLAVDNDDDYRPDLADVVPYEAIRPYDVRKVVEQVVDADSFMEVQPEFAKNIVIGLARIKGESVGLVCNQPKVMAGGLDIDSSDKAARFIRFCDSFNIPIITFEDVTGFFPGIKQEHGGIIRHGAKILYAYSEATVPKMTVILRKAYGGAYVALNSKSIGADLVYSWPNAEIAVMGPQGAANIIFAREIAASDNPEETRAAKIEEYREKFANPYVAAARGMVDDVIDPRETRIKLIQALEMMRNKKDTRPAKKHGNMPL; the protein is encoded by the coding sequence ATGGACATTTACGAAAGAATCAGTGAACTGTACGACCGAAAGCGCGAAATCGAACTCGGCGGGGGAGAAGAACGAATCGATAAGCAGCATGAAAAGGGCAAGCTGACAGCGCGTGAGCGTATTGAACTGCTTGTAGACGAAGGTTCGTTTGTTGAGTTGAATCCCTTTGTTGAACACCGCACGACCGATTTTGGCCTGGCAAACGGACCTGGCGAAGGGGTGGTAACCGGCTACGGAAAAGTGAACGGACGTCCGATTTACTTGTTTTCACAGGACTTCACGGTTTTTGGCGGAGCACTTGGGGAAATGCATGCACAAAAAATTGTCAATGTCATGGATATGGCGGCGAAAAACGGTGCACCGTTCATCGGTTTGAATGATTCCGGCGGAGCCCGTATTCAGGAAGGTGTGTTATCGCTTGACGGCTATGGCCATATCTTCTACCGGAATTCCATTTATTCAGGAGTGATTCCGCAAATTTCAGTGATCCTTGGGCCGTCAGCAGGCGGCGCGGTTTATTCGCCGGCAATTACCGATTTTGTCTTTATGGTCGATAAAACGAGCCAGATGTTCATTACCGGACCGAAAGTTATCGAAACAGTGACGGGTGAGAAAATCTCTTCGGAAGACCTTGGCGGCTCGAAAGTACATACCGCGATTAGCGGAAACGCCCATTTCCGGGCGGGAACTGAACCTGAAATTTTGGATATGGTGCGTCAGCTTATCAGTTATTTGCCGCAGAACAATCAGGAAATGCCGCCTCGTTTGGCTGTAGACAATGATGACGATTACCGGCCGGATCTGGCCGATGTGGTGCCGTATGAAGCTATCCGCCCTTATGACGTCCGTAAAGTGGTCGAGCAAGTGGTGGATGCCGACAGCTTTATGGAAGTGCAGCCCGAATTCGCGAAAAACATCGTGATCGGCCTCGCCCGCATTAAAGGGGAATCCGTAGGCTTAGTGTGCAACCAGCCGAAAGTGATGGCTGGCGGGCTTGACATCGATTCGTCTGACAAAGCAGCCCGCTTTATCCGTTTTTGTGATTCGTTCAACATTCCGATTATCACGTTTGAAGATGTTACTGGATTTTTCCCGGGCATCAAGCAAGAACATGGCGGCATCATCCGCCACGGGGCGAAAATTTTGTATGCTTATTCAGAAGCGACAGTGCCGAAAATGACGGTCATTTTACGCAAAGCCTACGGCGGCGCATATGTAGCACTCAATTCCAAGTCGATTGGCGCGGATCTGGTCTATTCGTGGCCAAATGCGGAAATCGCGGTTATGGGGCCGCAGGGCGCAGCAAACATTATCTTCGCGCGCGAAATCGCAGCGAGCGACAATCCGGAAGAAACCCGTGCAGCGAAAATCGAGGAATACCGCGAGAAATTTGCGAATCCGTACGTTGCGGCAGCACGCGGCATGGTGGATGACGTCATCGATCCGCGGGAAACCCGCATCAAGCTCATTCAAGCGCTGGAAATGATGCGCAATAAGAAAGATACGCGACCAGCGAAAAAGCATGGCAACATGCCACTATAA
- a CDS encoding M20/M25/M40 family metallo-hydrolase has translation MNNERLLNEFLELVQIDSETKNEGKIAGYLKNKLESIGFHVAEDDSSSRSGHGANNIVATLRGAASNVPAIYFTVHMDTVVPGVGVKPQIRDGYVYSDGTTILGADDKAGIAALIEMIRTIQEQQIEHGDIQFVITAGEESGLAGAKEFDPSLLFADYGYAVDSDGKVGGIVTSAPYQAKLWTTIYGKTAHAGVAPEKGISAITIAAKAIAKMSLGRIDAETTANIGRFEGGQATNIVCDEVSILAEARSIKEDKLASQTTHMEMVFQEVAESLGGSAKTEVKLMYPGFHFDDTERAVQVAQKAAANIGRPSPVLTSGGGSDANIFNGFGIPTVNLCVGYEEIHTKNERMPIEELEKLAELLVEVVKESALQ, from the coding sequence ATGAACAACGAGCGTTTACTGAACGAGTTTCTGGAACTGGTGCAAATCGATTCCGAAACGAAAAACGAAGGGAAAATCGCCGGCTATTTAAAAAACAAATTGGAATCGATCGGATTTCATGTAGCGGAAGATGATTCTTCTTCACGCAGCGGACACGGCGCCAATAATATTGTCGCCACGTTAAGAGGAGCCGCATCAAATGTACCGGCTATTTACTTTACTGTACATATGGATACAGTCGTTCCTGGTGTTGGTGTTAAACCTCAAATCCGCGACGGTTATGTTTATTCCGACGGCACGACAATCCTCGGAGCGGACGACAAAGCGGGAATTGCTGCGTTGATTGAAATGATCCGGACAATCCAGGAACAGCAAATCGAACACGGCGATATCCAGTTTGTTATTACGGCTGGCGAAGAAAGCGGCCTAGCCGGAGCGAAAGAATTCGATCCTTCGTTGTTGTTCGCCGACTATGGCTATGCTGTCGACAGCGACGGCAAAGTGGGCGGCATCGTCACTTCCGCGCCTTACCAAGCGAAATTATGGACAACCATCTACGGCAAGACGGCTCATGCCGGAGTGGCGCCGGAAAAAGGCATTTCAGCCATCACCATCGCGGCAAAAGCCATTGCCAAAATGTCTCTTGGCCGCATCGATGCCGAAACGACAGCCAATATCGGCCGTTTTGAAGGCGGACAGGCGACAAATATCGTGTGTGACGAAGTGTCCATATTAGCGGAAGCCCGTTCCATTAAAGAAGATAAACTGGCGTCCCAAACGACTCATATGGAAATGGTCTTCCAAGAGGTCGCTGAAAGTCTTGGCGGCAGTGCCAAAACCGAAGTGAAGCTGATGTATCCGGGCTTCCATTTTGATGATACGGAACGCGCTGTGCAAGTTGCACAGAAAGCGGCAGCGAACATTGGCCGGCCGTCACCGGTTTTGACAAGCGGAGGAGGAAGCGACGCCAATATTTTCAACGGCTTCGGCATCCCGACAGTCAACTTGTGCGTCGGCTATGAAGAAATCCACACAAAAAACGAACGTATGCCGATTGAGGAACTGGAAAAGCTTGCGGAGTTGTTGGTGGAAGTTGTGAAAGAAAGCGCGCTGCAATGA
- a CDS encoding DNA polymerase IV translates to MASRVIFHIDMNSFYASVEQSHDPELKGKAIAIAGNPQERRGIIVTCSYEARAHGIYTTMQVHEAKRKLPGLILLPPNFDRYRVASKAMFDILRSYTHMVEPVSIDEGYLDVTELANERHAVEIAQEIQTRILSELDLPCSIGIAPNKFLAKTASDMKKPQGITILRKRDIGEKLWPLPVIHMHGVGESTAAKLNGLKIETIGDLALANPGLIKEKMGKNGIRLQARANGVDDRLVDPDSIYDTKSVGTSTTLPVDETEEENLRLIFRQLCDKVANRLEAKELAGPTVSIQTRSSDWQNRTRSITLKNTVWKAEDINRTAWQLFTKHWNGEPLRLVGVTVSNVAGKGEVTEQLSIFNFQEHAKEEPILDLMSKLETRFGKKVVTKGAKNVKFKRTAQGSETSFSKDFLGDHDHDRK, encoded by the coding sequence ATGGCAAGCCGAGTGATTTTTCATATCGATATGAATAGTTTTTATGCTTCCGTCGAGCAATCGCACGATCCAGAGTTAAAGGGAAAAGCGATTGCCATCGCAGGCAACCCGCAAGAACGCCGCGGCATTATTGTGACGTGTTCTTACGAGGCGCGCGCTCACGGCATTTATACGACGATGCAAGTGCATGAAGCGAAACGCAAGTTGCCTGGATTGATTTTATTGCCGCCGAATTTTGACCGCTACCGCGTCGCTTCCAAAGCGATGTTTGATATTTTACGCTCTTACACCCATATGGTAGAACCGGTGTCGATTGACGAAGGCTACCTTGATGTAACGGAACTGGCAAACGAACGTCATGCCGTGGAAATCGCTCAGGAGATCCAGACCCGCATTTTATCGGAACTCGATCTTCCTTGTTCCATCGGCATCGCACCAAATAAATTTCTCGCCAAAACGGCGTCTGATATGAAAAAACCGCAAGGCATCACGATTTTGCGCAAGCGCGATATTGGAGAAAAACTATGGCCGCTGCCGGTGATTCACATGCACGGCGTCGGGGAAAGCACGGCCGCCAAACTGAACGGGCTGAAAATCGAGACAATCGGCGACTTGGCGTTGGCGAATCCTGGGCTGATCAAGGAGAAAATGGGCAAAAACGGCATAAGGCTGCAAGCGCGTGCCAATGGCGTCGATGATCGACTGGTTGACCCTGATTCCATCTACGATACGAAAAGCGTCGGGACGTCCACTACGCTGCCTGTGGATGAAACAGAAGAAGAAAACTTGCGCCTCATTTTCCGACAGCTGTGTGATAAAGTGGCAAATCGACTGGAAGCGAAAGAGTTGGCCGGTCCTACCGTATCGATTCAGACCCGGAGCTCCGACTGGCAAAACCGGACGCGCAGCATTACGCTGAAAAATACTGTGTGGAAAGCGGAAGACATCAACCGGACCGCTTGGCAGCTGTTTACGAAGCACTGGAACGGCGAACCGCTGCGATTGGTCGGCGTGACGGTGTCGAACGTGGCCGGCAAAGGAGAAGTGACCGAACAATTGTCGATTTTCAATTTCCAGGAACACGCTAAAGAAGAGCCGATTCTGGATTTGATGTCAAAGCTTGAAACGCGTTTCGGCAAAAAGGTTGTAACCAAGGGAGCCAAAAATGTGAAATTCAAGCGGACGGCCCAAGGTTCGGAGACCAGTTTCAGCAAAGATTTTCTAGGAGACCATGACCACGACAGAAAGTAG
- the proC gene encoding pyrroline-5-carboxylate reductase — translation MKIVCVGAGSMAESMIHGWINKRILKPEDISVMNKSDLARLEFLRDEYGVNIVEAEKTELRKAHFVLLAMKPKDAAVALGAIKEHLTAETVILSVVAGVSIASIQKHSGLLPVARAMPNTSARIGKSATGVAWSKQVTLEKQHELRSLLSSIGGVTVVKEEQLHAVTGVAGSGPAYVYYMAEAMTEAAIEEGLSLADATKLVRQTFDGAAEMLQHSNFGELRQKVTSPNGTTAAGVAALDNHQFKKVIHACVKAATNRSQELGREFD, via the coding sequence ATGAAAATTGTATGTGTGGGAGCCGGTTCAATGGCAGAATCCATGATCCACGGTTGGATCAATAAACGCATTTTAAAGCCGGAAGACATTTCCGTCATGAACAAAAGTGATCTTGCCCGGCTCGAATTTTTGCGGGATGAATACGGTGTCAACATCGTTGAAGCAGAAAAAACAGAACTTCGAAAAGCTCATTTTGTCCTGCTGGCGATGAAACCGAAAGATGCGGCAGTGGCGCTTGGTGCCATCAAGGAGCACCTGACAGCCGAAACGGTCATTTTGTCGGTAGTGGCAGGCGTTTCTATCGCGTCCATCCAAAAACATTCCGGCCTCTTGCCGGTTGCACGCGCCATGCCGAACACATCAGCCCGAATCGGCAAATCGGCGACTGGAGTTGCCTGGAGCAAGCAAGTAACACTTGAAAAACAGCATGAGCTGCGCAGCCTCCTGTCATCTATCGGCGGCGTCACCGTTGTAAAAGAAGAGCAGCTGCATGCGGTAACCGGCGTTGCAGGAAGCGGTCCGGCCTATGTCTATTATATGGCTGAAGCGATGACCGAAGCAGCCATTGAAGAAGGCCTGTCGCTCGCCGATGCCACGAAACTGGTGCGCCAAACCTTTGACGGCGCAGCGGAAATGCTGCAGCACAGCAACTTTGGCGAACTGCGGCAAAAAGTGACGAGCCCGAACGGCACGACTGCGGCCGGTGTCGCCGCTCTGGACAATCACCAATTCAAAAAAGTCATTCACGCTTGCGTCAAAGCAGCCACCAATCGCTCTCAAGAGCTCGGACGAGAATTCGACTGA
- a CDS encoding BrxA/BrxB family bacilliredoxin, with translation MAMDFNFLMNDIVTTARQELVEGGYTQLETAEEVTEAFSKPGTSLVMINSVCGCAGGIARPAALHAIHYDKRPDNLYTVFAGQDKEATAQARALFGDDHLPSSPSFVLVKDGEMVGEIGRHEIEGHDPMSVITHIQSLFEEHCKEI, from the coding sequence ATGGCAATGGATTTTAACTTTTTGATGAATGATATCGTCACAACTGCCCGCCAGGAATTGGTAGAGGGTGGCTATACACAGCTTGAAACGGCTGAAGAAGTAACTGAAGCGTTTTCTAAACCAGGAACTAGCCTTGTAATGATCAACTCGGTTTGCGGTTGCGCCGGCGGCATTGCCCGTCCAGCAGCACTTCATGCGATCCATTACGACAAACGCCCTGATAACTTGTATACAGTATTCGCAGGACAAGATAAAGAAGCAACTGCACAAGCACGTGCACTTTTCGGGGATGACCATCTTCCTTCATCACCTTCATTTGTTCTTGTAAAAGACGGTGAAATGGTTGGGGAAATCGGCCGCCATGAAATCGAAGGACATGATCCAATGTCAGTCATCACCCATATCCAATCGTTATTTGAAGAGCATTGCAAAGAAATCTAA
- a CDS encoding MBL fold metallo-hydrolase, translated as MSLHKIVIPTPFAVGDVNAYLIKGDMLTLIDAGPKTPEAWLALKAGLQEANVEPKDVEQVVLTHHHPDHAGWVDGFERAKLYGHPYNDLWLRRDQAFFDYHDAFYLERLQEEGVPEELLFWVKKMKRPLNLMGNRPLDGAINEGDVIPGHPEWKIMETLGHAQSHLSFWDAETHEMIGGDHVIAKVSSNPLIEPPLNPAEGRPKSLLQYNASLGRLLKMPIDVIYSGHGEEVRNVTELVTTRLEKQHQRALKVLGLLRGQEKTVYQLTQELFPYVYEKELGLTLSETIGQIDYLLEEGLIAERMDASGVFIYNEV; from the coding sequence ATGAGTTTACATAAAATTGTTATACCTACACCATTTGCAGTTGGCGATGTCAATGCTTACTTGATTAAAGGCGATATGCTGACATTGATCGATGCCGGGCCAAAAACGCCGGAAGCGTGGTTAGCGTTGAAAGCCGGCTTGCAAGAAGCAAATGTCGAGCCGAAAGATGTCGAACAAGTAGTATTGACGCACCATCATCCCGATCACGCCGGTTGGGTGGATGGTTTTGAGCGGGCTAAACTATATGGCCATCCGTACAACGATTTATGGCTGCGCCGAGATCAGGCGTTTTTTGATTACCATGATGCGTTTTACTTGGAGCGCCTGCAAGAAGAAGGTGTCCCCGAAGAATTGTTGTTTTGGGTAAAGAAAATGAAACGCCCGCTCAATTTGATGGGCAACCGGCCGCTTGATGGGGCAATCAATGAAGGGGATGTCATTCCAGGCCATCCCGAGTGGAAGATTATGGAAACGCTTGGCCATGCGCAAAGCCATTTGTCGTTTTGGGATGCGGAAACACATGAAATGATCGGCGGCGACCACGTGATTGCGAAAGTTTCATCCAATCCGCTGATCGAGCCGCCGTTGAATCCGGCTGAAGGCCGCCCAAAATCACTGCTGCAATATAATGCCTCTCTCGGGCGCTTGTTGAAAATGCCGATTGATGTGATTTACAGCGGGCACGGCGAAGAAGTGCGCAATGTTACAGAATTGGTCACGACGCGCCTGGAAAAGCAGCACCAGCGGGCATTGAAAGTGCTGGGCTTATTGAGGGGGCAGGAAAAAACAGTTTATCAGCTGACACAGGAATTATTCCCTTATGTTTATGAAAAAGAACTGGGCTTGACACTTTCCGAGACCATCGGGCAAATTGATTATTTGCTTGAAGAAGGGCTGATCGCCGAGCGGATGGATGCCAGCGGTGTTTTTATATACAACGAAGTATGA
- the namA gene encoding NADPH dehydrogenase NamA: MMAKLFEPMAIKNVTFKNRIVMAPMCMYQSDKEDGKVTDWHRVHYPTRAVGQIGLIIIEATAVQGQGRISSRDLGIWDDGHIEGLAEIVRLMKVHGSKTGIQLAHAGRKANIDGTIYSSSAIAFSDRYQTPAAMTAEDIQETVQAFKDGAMRAKKAGFDVIELHAAHGYLINQFLSPLTNKREDEYGGSSENRYRFLREIIDVVKEVWDGPLFVRVSAHDYTEGGMTPERYIEMAKWMKEQGVDLIDVSSGAVVPAQIPTFPGYQVPFAETLKKETPIATGAVGLITNPQHAEEILQNGRADMIFLARELLRDPYWAYRAAKELGSESGVPVPYERGWL; encoded by the coding sequence ATAATGGCAAAATTGTTTGAGCCGATGGCAATTAAAAACGTGACGTTTAAGAACCGCATCGTCATGGCACCAATGTGCATGTATCAAAGCGACAAAGAAGATGGCAAAGTAACCGACTGGCACCGTGTGCATTATCCGACCCGCGCAGTCGGCCAGATCGGCTTGATCATCATTGAAGCGACCGCCGTCCAGGGCCAAGGCCGCATTTCTTCGCGGGACCTCGGAATTTGGGACGATGGCCATATTGAAGGACTTGCTGAAATCGTCCGCCTGATGAAAGTCCATGGGTCCAAAACCGGTATCCAGTTAGCCCATGCCGGCCGGAAAGCAAACATCGATGGCACAATTTATTCGTCAAGCGCCATTGCGTTCAGCGACCGTTACCAAACCCCTGCCGCGATGACTGCTGAAGATATCCAGGAAACGGTGCAAGCGTTTAAAGACGGCGCCATGCGGGCAAAAAAAGCCGGCTTTGACGTAATCGAACTGCACGCTGCCCATGGTTATTTGATCAACCAGTTTCTTTCGCCGTTGACCAATAAACGCGAAGATGAATATGGCGGTTCTTCCGAAAACCGCTACCGTTTTCTGCGTGAAATTATCGACGTTGTCAAAGAAGTGTGGGACGGCCCCTTATTTGTCCGTGTTTCCGCACACGATTACACAGAAGGCGGCATGACACCGGAACGCTATATTGAAATGGCGAAGTGGATGAAAGAACAAGGCGTTGATTTGATTGACGTCAGTTCAGGCGCAGTAGTGCCGGCCCAGATTCCGACTTTCCCAGGGTACCAAGTGCCGTTTGCTGAAACGCTGAAAAAAGAAACACCGATTGCAACCGGTGCCGTCGGGTTGATCACCAACCCGCAGCACGCAGAAGAAATTCTGCAAAACGGGCGCGCCGATATGATTTTTCTTGCCCGCGAATTGCTCCGGGACCCTTATTGGGCTTACCGCGCAGCAAAAGAGCTCGGATCGGAATCCGGCGTTCCCGTGCCGTATGAGCGCGGCTGGTTATAA
- the rnz gene encoding ribonuclease Z: protein MQLLFLGTGAGMPSKQRNTSSIALKLLEERGTVWLFDCGEATQHQILHTTLKPRKIEKVFITHLHGDHIFGLPGLLGSRSFQGGDEPLDLYGPVGIREFVETMLRVSRTHLSYPIRFHEKMEGVIFEDEEMMVETTLLDHVIPSYGYRITQKPLPPKLQIAKATALGVPKGPLLAKLKSGEDVVLEDGSTVKSEDVTEPGARGFVVAILGDTRFCRAAVELSQQADVIVHEATFDAETKKLAREYGHSTIMEAAETARLADAKLLIANHISARFLPEDEKMLVNQVRGVHSRTVIAHDFSEFAWNQHTQEMRKI, encoded by the coding sequence ATGCAACTATTATTTTTGGGCACCGGCGCCGGCATGCCTTCCAAACAGCGCAACACGTCTTCCATCGCTCTGAAATTGCTGGAAGAACGAGGCACCGTCTGGCTTTTTGACTGCGGAGAAGCCACGCAGCACCAAATTCTACATACCACATTAAAACCGAGGAAAATCGAAAAAGTTTTCATTACTCATTTGCACGGCGACCACATTTTTGGGCTTCCCGGGCTGCTCGGCTCCCGCTCATTCCAAGGAGGGGACGAACCGCTCGATTTATACGGTCCAGTAGGCATTCGTGAATTTGTGGAAACGATGCTGCGTGTCAGCCGGACGCACTTGTCCTATCCGATCCGCTTTCATGAAAAGATGGAAGGCGTTATTTTTGAAGACGAGGAAATGATGGTCGAAACAACTCTTCTTGATCACGTCATTCCGTCGTATGGCTACCGGATTACCCAAAAGCCGCTGCCACCTAAATTGCAAATTGCAAAAGCGACCGCTCTTGGAGTTCCGAAAGGCCCGCTGCTCGCTAAACTGAAAAGCGGAGAAGATGTCGTGCTTGAAGACGGCTCTACGGTGAAAAGCGAAGATGTTACGGAGCCCGGCGCTCGCGGATTTGTTGTGGCGATACTTGGGGATACGCGTTTTTGCCGGGCGGCGGTAGAGTTGAGCCAACAGGCTGATGTGATTGTCCATGAAGCGACATTCGATGCAGAAACGAAAAAATTGGCAAGAGAATATGGCCATTCCACGATAATGGAAGCGGCTGAAACAGCCCGTTTGGCCGATGCCAAGCTGTTGATTGCCAATCACATTTCGGCCCGCTTTTTGCCGGAAGACGAAAAAATGCTGGTAAACCAAGTGCGCGGTGTCCATTCGCGGACGGTCATTGCCCACGATTTTTCTGAATTTGCATGGAACCAGCATACGCAGGAAATGAGGAAAATATAG